The DNA sequence ATAATCTTTAGAATACTCAAGTTGCCGATATCGTCAACGGGTTACACCTAGCTTGTTTATGTGAAGCAAAATCGCACAATACACCAAATGTAGCCCTAACCCATAAGCTGTGCACTCCTATTTCTTTGTCTTTATATAAACAAGCTTTATGGATGCTCTTTCTGTCATCCGCTCATCAATTTCAAAATGGCTTTTTAATGATTTAATCAACGGGGTAAGTTTCTCAAAGCCATAGTTTCTTGGGTCAAAATCAGGTTTTTTCTTAATCAGTAGATTTCCAACGTCTCCTAAAAATGCCCACCCATCTTCGTCCGCAATATCATTTACTGTTGAAGAAATTAGTGATACAATTTTCGTATCAATTTGCTGTACTGTCTCTTGTTTAGAATCTTGTGGACTCTCATGTTTCTGTTTTCCAGTCGTATCAGTTACGGCTGGACTCTTTAAAATCTCAAGATAGATGAACTTATCACATGCGACAATGAATGGATAGGGTGTCTTCTTTTCACCAAACCCTAATACTTTCATGCCAGATTCTCTTAGTCTAGTTGCAAGTTTTGTAAAATCACTATCACTTGACACTATGCAAAATCCATCTACTTTACCCGTAAATAAGATGTCCATTGCATCTATTATCATTGCAGAATCAGTTGAATTTTTACCAGTTGTATATCCATACTGCTGAATCGGCGTAATTGCGTTTTCTAGAAGTATATTTTTCCATCCAGCCAAATTCGGTTTGGTCCAATCACCGTAGATTCTTTTAAAAGTGGGGGTTCCATATTTTGCAATTTCTTCCATCATGCCTTTAACATTGCCAGGAGGTACGTTGTCGGCATCAATTATAACTGCAAGTTTTAAGTCCTGTTTTGTTTCCATAATCATATTTTTGATGATGGTTTCAGTCTCTGTATAATATTGTCCAACTCGTTACTTTGTGTGGCGAGGAAGACAATACACCAAATGTAGTAAAAAGCGGCATATAAAGCTGGAAAAGTGAATTGTATAGCTTGCAACAAACCGGCTGCCCTCATCTTCACCTTTCAAGCCTACCGAATCCAGTATGCACTAAACCATATGCTGTAAGCAGGTTTTTATTGTGGTATATTCTCAACCACAATTTCATTTTCTGCTTTGTTATAGTAAGTGCAGGTCATTTTGTCCAAACGAACAATCCATTTTTCGATACCCGATTTTGCAGCGTCATTGCAAAAAGTCGGATAATCGGTTTTGCCCTGCTGGTGAGCTATTAGGTCGGTTTTGAACTGTTCCGTATTGGACGATTCTACAACTTTCAGTGCACCATACTTTGCTGGTGAGGTGGCTTTATAGCCATTGGCACCATAATAGTCGGCATGACCATCAAATACGAATGTCTCATA is a window from the Williamwhitmania sp. genome containing:
- a CDS encoding NYN domain-containing protein gives rise to the protein METKQDLKLAVIIDADNVPPGNVKGMMEEIAKYGTPTFKRIYGDWTKPNLAGWKNILLENAITPIQQYGYTTGKNSTDSAMIIDAMDILFTGKVDGFCIVSSDSDFTKLATRLRESGMKVLGFGEKKTPYPFIVACDKFIYLEILKSPAVTDTTGKQKHESPQDSKQETVQQIDTKIVSLISSTVNDIADEDGWAFLGDVGNLLIKKKPDFDPRNYGFEKLTPLIKSLKSHFEIDERMTERASIKLVYIKTKK
- a CDS encoding DUF1398 family protein gives rise to the protein MFTIEQIKEAHSKVKSGANFPAYIRELKKLGVTSYETFVFDGHADYYGANGYKATSPAKYGALKVVESSNTEQFKTDLIAHQQGKTDYPTFCNDAAKSGIEKWIVRLDKMTCTYYNKAENEIVVENIPQ